A genomic window from Nosocomiicoccus massiliensis includes:
- a CDS encoding competence protein ComK, with translation MLTYYSINKNTMYIASDNYFNTNTSIAREITGEEYVIKKEANKLMAENCLRFSSNYLHRKAITKDMTNITSKPPIMIDFFGSYIYFPLFSDRNSYNLWFNIRHIKRYEKDESRTRVHFYNGEDIVVDVTYYQFDKQYSNAMKLYYKISLRREAFYRETEVNDRSLLSQRETLMLDEFKRHEYLMHMQQLDYGVY, from the coding sequence GTGCTTACATATTATTCAATTAATAAAAATACGATGTATATTGCTTCGGATAACTATTTCAATACGAACACGTCAATTGCTAGAGAAATTACAGGAGAAGAGTATGTGATTAAAAAAGAAGCGAATAAGTTAATGGCAGAGAATTGTTTGCGGTTCTCTTCGAATTATTTACATAGGAAAGCAATTACTAAAGATATGACGAATATTACTTCTAAGCCACCAATTATGATTGATTTCTTTGGAAGTTATATTTATTTTCCTTTGTTTTCTGACCGTAACTCTTATAATCTTTGGTTTAACATCAGACATATTAAACGGTATGAAAAAGATGAAAGTCGTACACGCGTTCATTTTTATAACGGAGAAGATATCGTCGTTGATGTGACTTATTATCAATTCGACAAACAATACTCTAACGCGATGAAGTTGTATTATAAAATTAGCTTAAGACGTGAAGCATTTTATAGAGAAACAGAAGTTAATGATCGATCGTTGTTGTCACAGAGAGAAACTTTAATGCTAGACGAATTCAAACGACACGAATATTTAATGCATATGCAGCAGCTAGACTATGGTGTGTACTAG
- a CDS encoding IDEAL domain-containing protein has protein sequence MESKSVKLLAQRRAFLQAATDLSADLILEESLNHFKEAHYLQKIEEALLTKNEEMFNEYTELLKNVKN, from the coding sequence ATGGAAAGTAAGTCAGTTAAACTACTCGCTCAACGTCGTGCGTTTTTACAAGCCGCTACTGATCTTTCGGCAGATCTTATTCTCGAAGAGTCTTTAAATCATTTTAAAGAAGCACATTATTTACAAAAAATCGAAGAAGCGCTATTAACTAAAAACGAAGAAATGTTTAATGAGTATACGGAGTTATTAAAAAATGTTAAAAATTAA
- a CDS encoding cupin domain-containing protein, with product MIYNEKNSLKIDNHFGGKGTIEIFKHVSKGDLDTIDMVANVVLPKGSSIGYHLHDKDAEIYNIVRGKGLFTDENKKEHIVGPNDCCVIKKGQSHGIENVGDEDLEFIAILF from the coding sequence ATGATTTATAATGAAAAGAATTCTTTAAAGATAGACAATCATTTCGGAGGTAAAGGTACGATTGAAATATTTAAACACGTATCAAAAGGGGATTTAGATACGATTGATATGGTTGCGAATGTTGTACTTCCAAAAGGTAGTTCAATTGGTTATCACTTACATGATAAAGATGCTGAAATTTATAATATCGTTAGAGGAAAAGGATTATTTACTGACGAAAACAAGAAGGAACACATCGTTGGACCAAATGATTGTTGCGTTATTAAAAAAGGGCAGTCTCACGGAATTGAAAATGTTGGAGACGAGGATTTAGAATTTATTGCGATATTATTTTAA
- a CDS encoding APC family permease, whose translation MKRRKEKRESFDSTMSRRFVWAIAYGSSIGWGAFILPGDWLKSSGTLGAVLGIIIGGLLMLMIAVGYGALTAKFPVSGGEFAFTYVGFGKYFSFISSWFLIFGYICVVAVNASAFSLLFKFILPDFLEVGYLYSIAGWDVYITEVILSTFILIVFAIISFKGSGLSGKLQFYFCLFMAIVVAGLFTLSFTPSTFSFENAVPLFNEDVGVLSSIIVIVAIAPWMYVGFDNIPQAAEEFNFEANQTFKLIVFGIVASIVTYVLMILITSWTFPYTEMLEESKLWLTGDVIHSAFGKIGLFFLALSISFGVFTGLNGFYLSSSRLIFALGRAKFIPEAFSKLHRKTNTPLNAIIFVMVVCLAAPWLGRTALSWIVDMSSVGVSIAFLATSLVTVKFFSDKRHKNTLYTVFGVIGAIISAVFLLLLLIPGSPAALTLPSYIALGIWTILGAGFFMFQFNKLKSLKREELDHLILDMTREEIHSKEI comes from the coding sequence ATGAAAAGACGTAAAGAAAAACGTGAGTCATTCGACAGTACGATGTCGAGGCGTTTTGTATGGGCAATCGCTTACGGTTCATCGATCGGATGGGGTGCGTTCATATTACCAGGTGACTGGTTAAAATCTTCAGGTACGCTCGGTGCCGTTTTAGGGATTATTATCGGTGGATTACTCATGTTAATGATTGCTGTCGGTTATGGTGCGTTAACAGCGAAGTTTCCAGTGTCTGGGGGAGAATTTGCATTTACGTACGTTGGATTCGGAAAGTACTTTAGTTTCATATCATCATGGTTTTTAATTTTCGGATATATATGTGTAGTAGCAGTAAATGCGAGTGCTTTTAGTTTACTATTTAAGTTTATACTTCCGGACTTTTTAGAAGTTGGATATTTATATTCAATTGCAGGCTGGGATGTATATATTACTGAGGTTATTTTATCGACATTTATTTTAATCGTATTTGCGATAATTAGTTTTAAAGGATCAGGACTTTCAGGGAAACTGCAGTTTTACTTTTGTTTATTTATGGCAATCGTTGTGGCGGGATTATTTACTTTATCATTTACACCGTCAACATTTAGCTTTGAAAATGCAGTTCCACTATTTAATGAAGACGTCGGAGTTTTAAGTTCGATTATCGTAATTGTTGCAATTGCACCGTGGATGTATGTCGGCTTTGACAACATCCCGCAAGCAGCAGAAGAATTTAACTTTGAAGCGAATCAGACGTTTAAATTGATTGTATTTGGAATCGTTGCAAGTATTGTTACATACGTGCTTATGATTTTAATTACATCGTGGACGTTCCCGTATACTGAAATGCTTGAGGAATCTAAGTTATGGTTAACAGGAGACGTCATTCATTCAGCGTTTGGTAAAATCGGACTATTCTTCTTAGCGCTGTCGATTTCATTTGGTGTATTTACAGGGTTAAATGGATTTTACTTATCATCATCACGACTCATCTTTGCATTAGGTCGTGCGAAATTTATACCAGAAGCATTTTCAAAACTGCATAGAAAAACAAATACACCGTTAAACGCAATCATATTCGTCATGGTCGTCTGTTTAGCAGCACCTTGGCTTGGACGAACAGCACTCAGCTGGATCGTCGATATGTCATCCGTCGGTGTATCGATAGCATTTTTAGCAACGAGTTTAGTAACAGTAAAATTCTTTAGCGATAAACGCCATAAAAACACACTATATACGGTATTTGGAGTCATCGGAGCAATCATCTCAGCAGTATTCCTGTTGTTATTACTAATTCCAGGATCACCAGCAGCACTCACACTACCGTCATATATCGCATTAGGAATCTGGACAATCCTCGGCGCAGGATTCTTCATGTTCCAGTTTAATAAACTAAAAAGCTTAAAACGAGAAGAACTCGATCACTTGATTTTAGACATGACAAGAGAGGAAATACATTCGAAAGAGATATAG
- a CDS encoding lipoate--protein ligase codes for MKFISNKNIDDPMINLAMEEYVLREIPTDDSYFLFYVNGPSIIIGKNQNTVEEINEKYTRENGIKVVRRVSGGGAVYHDKNNLNFSFVTEDDGNSFHNFKKFTQPIVDVLNDLGVPAELVGRNDIEVNGKKISGNAMVSIKGRMFSHGTIMLDSDLEAVQNSLKVNPKKIESKGIKSVRSRVGNVNEFLDEPLDIERFKRLILEKIFGSVEEIEEYELTDEDWDKIMTLSKEKYQTDDWNFGKNPHYNFEASHKFDAGLLDVRLEVQKGIIERAAIFGDFFGIGEIKDIEEKLIGVRHDYKSIDEALKGVDIPHYLGRITREEFLELIV; via the coding sequence ATGAAATTTATATCAAATAAAAATATAGATGACCCAATGATTAACTTAGCGATGGAGGAATACGTCTTAAGAGAGATTCCTACAGATGATTCGTACTTTTTATTTTATGTAAACGGACCATCAATCATCATCGGTAAAAATCAAAATACTGTTGAAGAAATTAATGAAAAATATACACGTGAAAATGGCATTAAAGTCGTACGTAGAGTGAGTGGCGGTGGTGCAGTGTATCACGACAAAAACAATTTAAACTTTAGTTTTGTAACTGAAGATGATGGAAATAGTTTCCACAACTTTAAAAAGTTTACGCAACCAATTGTCGACGTATTAAATGACTTAGGTGTTCCAGCAGAACTTGTCGGTAGAAACGACATTGAAGTGAATGGTAAAAAGATTTCAGGCAATGCGATGGTGTCTATTAAAGGACGTATGTTTAGTCACGGAACGATTATGCTAGATAGCGACCTTGAAGCGGTTCAAAACTCACTAAAAGTAAACCCTAAAAAGATCGAATCAAAAGGTATTAAATCTGTAAGAAGTCGCGTAGGTAACGTGAATGAGTTTTTAGATGAACCATTAGATATCGAACGATTTAAACGACTTATTTTAGAAAAGATATTTGGTAGTGTAGAGGAAATTGAAGAATATGAGTTAACAGATGAAGATTGGGATAAAATCATGACGTTATCTAAAGAGAAGTACCAAACTGATGATTGGAACTTCGGTAAAAATCCACACTACAATTTTGAAGCGAGCCATAAATTTGATGCAGGACTATTAGATGTCCGTTTAGAAGTCCAAAAAGGAATAATAGAACGTGCGGCAATATTTGGAGATTTCTTTGGAATTGGAGAAATTAAAGATATTGAAGAAAAATTAATCGGTGTTAGACACGATTATAAATCGATCGATGAAGCACTTAAAGGTGTTGATATACCGCACTATTTAGGACGTATTACGAGAGAGGAATTTTTAGAACTAATCGTATAA
- the hemG gene encoding protoporphyrinogen oxidase — translation MKKVCIVGGGVTGLSTAYYLTKNGIAVDLYEASERIGGKIKTYRKNGFVIEQGAESYISRKPDLTDLAVEIGMKDDLVRNLTGRSFIYANGSLSPVPQNTILGVPTTKEAIQDTELLSVRGKARALLDNQIPVVEMHGDISAGEFFKKRLGEEVATNMIEPLLGGVYSTALDEMSLMATYPFFKEEEERYGSLIKGMYERKKRSQNTAVKVSQDKKQGMFYQFKNGLESFIDRLKEVIESQGGHIYLNTSVEKIEKHDDHYEVTVSNSKKEYSDVVVATMHFAYKDLIDDPMLEYFNHMKATTVANIVLCFDESQVDNALDGTGFVINRQEDDMAMTACTWTNKKWAHSAPEGKALLRAYIGKPNNEKLNGLIKNGKDEEILEAVRRDLDKMMNIKGEPEFHIITRMPDAAPNYLVGHKEMIDKIHAYLKENYKGLYLIGAPHYAVGLPDCVKTAKETANEIIN, via the coding sequence GTGAAAAAAGTATGTATTGTCGGAGGCGGGGTTACAGGATTATCTACTGCATACTATTTAACTAAAAATGGTATTGCTGTCGATTTATACGAAGCGAGTGAGAGAATCGGCGGTAAAATTAAAACGTACCGTAAAAATGGATTTGTCATCGAGCAAGGTGCAGAATCTTATATTAGTCGTAAACCTGATCTGACAGATCTCGCAGTAGAAATTGGTATGAAAGATGACCTCGTTCGAAATTTAACAGGGCGATCATTCATATATGCGAACGGTTCACTTAGTCCAGTTCCACAAAACACGATATTAGGTGTGCCGACGACTAAAGAAGCAATTCAAGATACAGAACTCTTATCTGTCAGAGGAAAAGCACGTGCGTTACTCGATAATCAAATTCCAGTCGTTGAAATGCATGGGGATATATCAGCCGGTGAATTCTTTAAAAAGCGTCTCGGTGAAGAAGTCGCGACAAATATGATCGAGCCGCTTCTCGGCGGTGTTTATAGTACAGCTTTAGACGAGATGAGTTTAATGGCGACGTATCCATTCTTTAAAGAAGAAGAAGAACGTTACGGTAGCCTCATAAAAGGAATGTACGAACGCAAAAAACGCAGTCAAAATACTGCAGTTAAAGTATCACAAGATAAAAAACAAGGGATGTTTTATCAATTTAAAAATGGACTGGAGTCTTTTATCGACCGTTTAAAAGAAGTTATCGAATCTCAAGGTGGTCATATTTATTTAAATACATCAGTTGAAAAAATTGAAAAACACGATGATCACTATGAAGTTACTGTTAGTAATAGTAAAAAAGAATATAGTGATGTCGTCGTTGCGACGATGCATTTTGCATATAAAGATTTAATTGACGATCCGATGTTAGAGTACTTTAACCATATGAAGGCGACGACAGTGGCCAATATCGTATTATGCTTTGACGAATCACAAGTCGATAACGCACTCGACGGTACTGGATTTGTAATTAATCGTCAAGAAGATGACATGGCGATGACTGCATGTACGTGGACAAACAAAAAGTGGGCACATTCCGCACCAGAAGGTAAAGCGTTACTTCGTGCTTATATTGGAAAGCCGAACAATGAAAAACTAAATGGTCTCATTAAAAATGGTAAGGACGAAGAAATTTTAGAAGCTGTCAGACGTGACTTAGATAAGATGATGAACATTAAGGGAGAGCCCGAATTCCATATTATTACACGTATGCCTGACGCTGCACCGAACTACTTAGTCGGTCATAAAGAAATGATCGATAAAATTCACGCGTACTTAAAGGAAAATTATAAAGGCCTTTATTTAATCGGCGCACCGCATTATGCAGTTGGATTACCGGACTGTGTAAAAACAGCAAAAGAAACTGCAAATGAGATTATCAATTAA
- the hemH gene encoding ferrochelatase, whose translation MAKKALLVMAYGTPYQESDIEPYYTHIRHGRPPSEEALEDLKMRYKAIGGVSPLKDTTKRQALALVEEMNKRSDDEYELFIGLKHITPFIEEAVEDINKAGIKEIETVVLAPHYSAFSVETYNKRAKEEAEKYGISVKSVDDFYRQEPFIDYWVEQVEETMKTIPEDEHDKTAIIVSAHSLPEKMIVENNDPYPKQLEETMELIRERANFGHYFTGWQSEGNTPDPWLGPDVQDLTQDLYDEHQFKHFVYLPLGFVCEHLEVLYDNDYECKVVTDRNNAVYHRPPMPNTDQRFIDAMANEIEKL comes from the coding sequence ATGGCAAAAAAAGCATTACTCGTAATGGCGTACGGAACGCCGTATCAAGAATCAGATATCGAACCGTATTACACACATATACGTCACGGACGTCCACCTTCGGAAGAAGCATTAGAAGATTTAAAAATGCGTTATAAAGCAATCGGTGGTGTATCTCCATTAAAAGATACAACAAAACGTCAAGCGCTCGCATTAGTTGAAGAAATGAATAAGCGTAGTGACGATGAGTATGAGTTATTTATCGGATTAAAACACATCACACCGTTTATCGAAGAAGCGGTTGAAGACATTAATAAAGCGGGCATTAAAGAAATTGAAACTGTCGTACTTGCACCGCATTATTCAGCGTTTTCTGTAGAAACTTATAACAAACGTGCAAAAGAAGAAGCAGAAAAGTACGGTATTTCAGTAAAATCAGTCGATGATTTTTATCGTCAAGAGCCGTTCATTGATTACTGGGTAGAACAAGTTGAAGAAACGATGAAAACTATTCCAGAAGATGAGCACGATAAAACAGCAATTATTGTAAGTGCACATAGTTTACCTGAAAAAATGATCGTTGAAAATAACGATCCATATCCAAAACAATTAGAAGAGACGATGGAGCTCATTCGTGAGCGTGCGAATTTCGGTCATTATTTCACAGGATGGCAGTCTGAAGGAAACACGCCAGATCCTTGGTTAGGGCCTGACGTTCAAGATTTAACACAAGACTTATACGATGAACATCAATTTAAACACTTCGTTTACTTACCATTAGGTTTTGTATGTGAACATTTAGAAGTGTTATACGATAACGACTACGAATGTAAAGTAGTTACGGACCGCAACAACGCAGTGTACCACCGTCCACCAATGCCGAACACGGACCAACGATTCATCGACGCAATGGCAAACGAAATCGAAAAGCTATAA
- the hemE gene encoding uroporphyrinogen decarboxylase: protein MFNDTILRAARGEKTDYTPVWFMRQVGRSQPEYNKIKEQYGGLIEITKDPEITAYLTATPVENYNVDAAILYKDIITPLAPIGIDVDIVKGVGPVIDNPIRRIEDVEALGELDPTKDLDYTVKAIDILVNEKLNVPLIGFCGAPFTVASYMIEGGPTRRYHKTKSLMYNDEKTWFALMEKLTDMSIVYLKAQVDAGAKMIQIFDSWAGALNKEDYEYYLGNSMRRLISETKKLGVPVTIFGIGASHLLKEWDTLGSDVIGLDWRTSIKEAREMGINKSLQGNLDPAILLAEWDVIEKYASQILEQGQNKGHIFNLGHGVFPEVNPDTLKRLTEFVHNYSKGL, encoded by the coding sequence TTGTTTAATGATACGATTTTAAGAGCAGCTCGAGGGGAGAAAACAGATTACACACCTGTTTGGTTTATGCGTCAAGTTGGACGTTCACAACCAGAGTACAATAAGATTAAAGAACAATACGGTGGGTTAATCGAAATTACGAAGGATCCAGAAATTACAGCTTATTTAACAGCAACGCCTGTTGAAAACTACAATGTAGATGCTGCGATTCTTTACAAAGACATTATTACACCACTTGCACCGATTGGTATCGATGTAGATATCGTGAAAGGTGTAGGGCCTGTTATCGATAATCCGATTCGACGTATTGAAGACGTCGAAGCACTGGGTGAACTTGATCCAACAAAAGATTTAGATTACACAGTAAAAGCAATCGACATTTTAGTCAATGAAAAATTAAACGTTCCGTTAATTGGATTTTGTGGAGCGCCGTTCACTGTCGCAAGCTACATGATTGAAGGCGGACCGACAAGAAGATACCACAAGACAAAATCGTTAATGTATAACGATGAAAAAACATGGTTTGCATTAATGGAAAAATTAACAGATATGAGTATCGTTTATTTAAAAGCACAAGTAGATGCGGGTGCTAAAATGATTCAAATCTTTGACTCATGGGCAGGTGCATTAAACAAAGAAGATTATGAGTACTATTTAGGAAACTCTATGCGTCGTTTAATTAGTGAAACGAAAAAATTAGGTGTACCAGTCACAATTTTTGGAATTGGTGCAAGCCACTTATTAAAAGAGTGGGATACGTTAGGTAGTGACGTAATTGGTCTCGACTGGAGAACGTCGATTAAAGAAGCAAGAGAAATGGGAATTAATAAGTCATTACAAGGAAACTTAGACCCAGCAATTCTACTTGCAGAATGGGACGTTATTGAAAAGTATGCATCTCAAATTTTAGAGCAAGGTCAAAACAAAGGTCATATTTTCAACTTAGGGCACGGGGTATTCCCTGAAGTAAATCCAGATACGTTAAAACGATTAACAGAATTCGTTCACAATTATTCGAAAGGATTGTAA
- a CDS encoding ABC transporter permease, translating to MTFKLISKLVVRNFKALREIIIPFVIAVSVMFGLEYIFLSLIFNDYLNERSSDLIEIMIYANVLVGMLVLIFVIYAYNFVIKRRKKEFAINMVLGMEKKHIRLIIFYELVVEFIIVSFLSIVLGYLFGNLIFLTLNKLVQNTGVSIMDYPFSIEVSIILTVFIFFIFVMLFIISNIHITRQSPIQLMKTDKAGEKKTSKLVITILSILGTSSLAYGYYLALTTTGVIESIFIILIAAVFVLIGTYFIFMSVTFIALNILKSSEMYYKKKHFFTISGLNSRLKSHVVGLASITMILTLLIVTLGLSLTTYRGIQTQIEHIQKYDYEISLSVNDENEFPEMQELYDNLKLNDDVESLKMRKFIELPVIDRDGVIENFKHLKNPTKTTMMYMFLQTVDSHNEYHDTNLTLDDNEILVSSNMKRYNEDSKLNFLNNNALNVRFVDDNLIQSRIGIDALYVVVPNEELYKEFQAFYNEENGEMAEVKAIVFNAKNHEAKDRLDETVQSYKETTGLPIDSKEEIKKMIYYLNGGLVFIGVVVSITLLAGLFLIMYYKQISEGYADKDNYQIMQKLGLSFSLIKLTIRRQILVIFGLPIITAVIHTLFASKIVYKVLGLLGINDISLFVTSYASVIVAMMVVYIVMYMITSRTYIKIVGEK from the coding sequence ATGACATTTAAACTCATTAGTAAACTCGTTGTTAGAAATTTTAAAGCATTAAGAGAAATTATTATACCGTTTGTCATTGCAGTATCTGTAATGTTTGGACTGGAGTATATATTTTTATCTTTAATTTTTAATGATTACTTAAACGAACGCAGTAGCGATCTTATTGAAATAATGATTTATGCCAATGTTCTTGTCGGTATGCTCGTTTTAATATTCGTGATTTACGCTTATAATTTTGTGATTAAACGTCGGAAAAAAGAATTTGCAATTAATATGGTACTCGGTATGGAAAAGAAACATATCCGATTAATCATTTTCTATGAATTAGTTGTAGAATTTATTATAGTGTCATTTTTAAGTATTGTTTTAGGTTATCTATTTGGAAATTTAATATTTTTAACTTTAAATAAACTTGTTCAAAATACAGGCGTATCTATTATGGATTATCCTTTTAGTATTGAAGTGAGTATTATTTTAACTGTATTTATTTTCTTTATCTTCGTAATGTTATTTATTATTAGTAACATTCATATTACTAGACAAAGTCCTATTCAGTTGATGAAGACAGATAAAGCAGGAGAAAAGAAAACTTCAAAATTAGTGATCACAATCCTATCTATACTTGGAACATCATCACTTGCATATGGATATTACTTAGCATTAACAACAACCGGTGTCATAGAGTCGATATTTATCATTCTAATCGCCGCAGTATTTGTCCTAATTGGTACGTATTTTATATTCATGTCCGTGACGTTTATCGCTTTAAACATATTAAAGAGCAGTGAAATGTATTATAAAAAGAAACATTTCTTTACAATATCAGGACTTAATTCACGTTTAAAATCACATGTTGTTGGATTAGCAAGTATTACAATGATCTTAACATTATTAATCGTTACCCTCGGACTAAGTTTGACGACTTACCGTGGAATTCAAACACAAATTGAACATATTCAAAAATACGATTATGAAATAAGTCTTTCTGTAAACGATGAAAACGAGTTTCCTGAAATGCAAGAGTTATATGATAATTTGAAACTGAATGACGATGTAGAGTCTTTAAAAATGAGAAAGTTTATAGAGTTACCAGTTATAGATCGTGATGGTGTTATTGAAAACTTTAAACATTTAAAAAATCCAACTAAAACAACTATGATGTATATGTTTCTACAAACAGTCGACAGTCATAATGAATATCATGATACAAATTTAACTTTAGATGACAATGAAATTTTAGTCAGTAGTAATATGAAACGTTATAATGAGGATTCTAAACTTAACTTTTTAAATAATAATGCGTTAAATGTTAGGTTTGTGGATGATAATTTAATTCAGTCACGAATTGGAATTGATGCATTATATGTGGTCGTACCGAATGAGGAATTATATAAAGAGTTTCAGGCATTCTATAATGAAGAAAATGGTGAAATGGCAGAAGTAAAAGCGATTGTATTTAATGCAAAAAATCATGAAGCAAAAGATAGACTAGATGAAACTGTTCAATCGTATAAAGAGACTACTGGTCTGCCGATTGATAGTAAAGAAGAAATTAAAAAAATGATATACTATTTAAACGGTGGTCTCGTTTTTATCGGAGTAGTTGTATCAATTACATTACTTGCAGGTCTGTTTTTAATTATGTATTACAAACAAATTTCTGAAGGTTATGCGGATAAAGATAACTATCAAATTATGCAAAAACTTGGGTTATCATTTTCACTCATTAAATTGACAATTCGTAGACAAATACTTGTAATTTTTGGGCTACCTATTATAACCGCAGTGATTCATACATTGTTTGCGTCGAAAATAGTGTATAAAGTCCTCGGGTTACTTGGAATTAACGATATATCATTATTTGTTACGAGCTATGCTAGTGTAATTGTTGCTATGATGGTTGTATATATCGTTATGTATATGATTACATCACGAACATATATTAAAATAGTTGGTGAAAAATAA
- a CDS encoding ABC transporter ATP-binding protein: MLLEVKNLSKEFGRGNNKVTALKQMNFSIQEGEFVAIMGESGSGKSTLLNIIATFDTPTDGTVLIDGQDLSLLKNKDVAQFRRDQLGFVFQDFNVLHTMTNKDNILMPLVLSDVKPSAMKEKLMPLVKSLNIESHIDKFPYEISGGQQQRVAIARALITDPKILLADEPTGALDSKTSKEIMELFQKVNEDQHTILLVTHSVTDAAYAKRVLFIKDGKVYHEIYKGDNSNQEFQKRISESLTMLSESGE; encoded by the coding sequence ATGTTACTTGAAGTTAAAAATTTATCAAAAGAATTTGGTCGTGGAAATAATAAGGTGACGGCATTAAAGCAAATGAACTTTTCTATACAAGAAGGTGAGTTTGTTGCAATAATGGGAGAGTCTGGTTCTGGAAAATCTACTTTATTAAATATAATTGCAACATTCGACACACCGACAGATGGAACAGTTTTAATTGATGGTCAAGACTTATCATTATTAAAAAATAAAGATGTTGCTCAGTTCCGTCGTGATCAGCTTGGGTTTGTATTCCAAGATTTTAATGTCCTTCATACAATGACTAATAAAGATAATATTTTAATGCCACTCGTATTGTCTGATGTGAAACCGAGTGCTATGAAAGAAAAATTAATGCCACTCGTGAAATCACTAAACATTGAGTCTCATATCGATAAATTTCCATATGAGATTTCTGGGGGACAACAACAAAGAGTCGCAATCGCACGTGCACTGATCACTGATCCAAAAATATTACTCGCTGATGAGCCTACAGGTGCATTAGACTCGAAGACATCAAAAGAAATAATGGAATTATTTCAAAAAGTTAATGAAGATCAACATACTATTTTACTTGTCACACATTCAGTAACTGATGCTGCCTATGCAAAACGCGTATTATTCATAAAAGATGGTAAAGTCTATCATGAAATTTATAAAGGTGACAATTCAAACCAAGAGTTTCAAAAGAGAATATCAGAAAGCCTTACAATGCTAAGCGAAAGTGGTGAGTAA
- a CDS encoding response regulator transcription factor, producing MKIFIIEDDVTIRESFKIELEKWDFTVTIAEEFNTIDQQVKDEEPHIILLDINLPSYNGYYWCQEIRKFSTVPIVFISSRHESMDQVMAMQMGGDDFIEKPFNMNVAISKIQALLRRTYEFKKDLNVLNKGEYSLSLDTMTFTYRDQSIECTHTEYLIIQLLLQNFTHFVSRNTLIERCWESSHFIDDNTLAVNIARLRKKLKKIGLDGSIETKKNYGYRLKDV from the coding sequence ATGAAAATATTTATTATAGAAGATGATGTGACAATCAGAGAGAGTTTTAAAATTGAATTAGAAAAATGGGATTTTACGGTTACGATTGCTGAAGAGTTCAACACAATTGATCAGCAAGTAAAAGACGAGGAACCTCATATTATACTTCTTGACATCAATTTACCTTCTTATAATGGCTATTATTGGTGTCAAGAGATTCGTAAATTTTCAACGGTTCCTATAGTATTTATAAGCTCTAGACATGAAAGTATGGATCAAGTTATGGCGATGCAAATGGGTGGAGATGATTTTATAGAAAAGCCATTTAATATGAATGTTGCCATAAGTAAAATTCAAGCGCTACTCAGACGAACATATGAATTCAAAAAGGATTTAAATGTACTAAATAAGGGTGAGTATAGTCTTTCGCTCGATACGATGACGTTTACATATCGAGATCAATCGATAGAATGTACACATACTGAATATTTAATTATACAGTTATTACTTCAAAACTTTACTCATTTTGTGAGTCGAAATACTCTCATAGAAAGATGCTGGGAATCTTCACATTTTATAGATGATAATACCCTTGCAGTTAACATAGCTCGGCTTAGAAAGAAACTGAAAAAAATTGGACTAGACGGTTCGATTGAAACTAAAAAGAATTATGGCTATCGATTAAAGGATGTATAA